One stretch of Mangifera indica cultivar Alphonso chromosome 9, CATAS_Mindica_2.1, whole genome shotgun sequence DNA includes these proteins:
- the LOC123225431 gene encoding transcription factor LAF1-like: MGIKSSDKPKLKHKKGLWSPEEDQRLRNYLLKHSHACWSSVPVNAGLQRNGKSCRLRWINYLRPGLKRGIFTVQEEETILTLHRLLGNKWSQMAQHLPGRTDNQIKNYWHSHLKKKLAKLEEMEAHIKTQCSTTTSRSENTDSSVTSENLSYELLMNQMEKSSRQNNDLAEDGHKSSLPKLLFAEWLSLENVHSRSSVNSGNEQVISMAGFNNHNTSFVQDCFMNGYLLNEGAFRGDLRAGFSNDLMEEMLNSGFKIEDQISGIELVDSTSGHDICNNDVLYI, translated from the exons ATGGGGATTAAGTCGTCTGATAAACCAAAGTTAAAACACAAGAAGGGTTTATGGTCACCGGAAGAAGATCAACGGCTTCGAAACTATCTTCTCAAGCATAGCCATGCTTGCTGGAGCTCCGTTCCTGTTAATGCCG GCTTGCAAAGGAATGGTAAAAGTTGCAGGTTAAGATGGATTAATTACTTGAGACCAGGATTAAAGAGAGGAATATTTACTGTACAAGAGGAAGAAACAATCCTGACCCTCCATCGCCTGTTAGGGAACAA GTGGTCACAAATGGCTCAGCATTTGCCTGGAAGAACTGATAATCAGATAAAGAACTACTGGCATTCCCACCTGAAGAAAAAACTGGCCAAGCTTGAAGAAATGGAAGCTCACATCAAAACGCAGTGCTCCACTACTACTTCAAGATCAGAGAACACAGATTCTTCAGTCACTAGCGAAAATCTAAGCTATGAGTTGTTAATGAATCAAATGGAGAAATCTTCAAGGCAAAATAATGACTTGGCTGAAGATGGTCACAAAAGCTCCTTGCCAAAGCTTTTATTTGCCGAGTGGCTATCGCTGGAGAATGTTCATAGTAGGAGTTCTGTGAATTCTGGTAATGAGCAAGTGATTTCTATGGCTGGCTTCAACAATCATAACACAAGCTTTGTCCAAGATTGTTTCATGAATGGTTATTTATTGAATGAGGGAGCATTTCGTGGCGATTTACGTGCTGGATTTAGCAATGACTTAATGGAGGAAATGTTGAACTCCGGGTTTAAAATCGAAGATCAGATTTCTGGAATTGAGTTGGTCGATTCTACCTCTGGGCATGacatatgtaacaatgatgtATTATACATATGA
- the LOC123225432 gene encoding transcription factor LAF1-like, which translates to MGTKSSDKPKLKHKKGFWSPDEDQRLRNYVLKHGHACWSSVPVNAGLQRNGKSCRLRWINHLRPELKRGMYTVQEEETILTLHRLLGNKWSQIAQHLPGRTDNEIKNYWHSYLKKKLGKLEEMDAYIKTQCATTTSSSDLSYESLMNHTEKSSRENNDLAKEGHKSSLPKLLFAEWLSLENVHSGSSVNSGHEQVISGDGFNHHNTNFVQDSFTHNNLLNEGSFGGDFHGGFNNDLMEEMLNSGFKFEDQISGIGFVDTFSGDDICNNDVLYI; encoded by the exons atggGGACTAAGTCGTCTGATAAGCCAAAGTTAAAACACAAGAAGGGTTTCTGGTCACCGGACGAAGATCAAAGGCTTCGAAACTATGTTCTCAAGCATGGCCATGCTTGCTGGAGTTCCGTTCCTGTTAATGCAG GCTTGCAAAGGAATGGTAAAAGTTGCAGATTAAGATGGATTAATCACTTGAGACCAGAATTAAAGAGAGGAATGTATACTGTACAAGAGGAAGAAACAATCTTGACCCTCCATCGCCTGTTAGGGAACAA GTGGTCACAAATTGCTCAGCATTTGCCTGGAAGAACTGACAATGAGATAAAGAACTACTGGCATTCCTACTTGAAGAAAAAACTGGGCAAACTTGAAGAAATGGATGCTTACATCAAAACGCAGTGCGCCACTACTACTTCAAGCTCAGATCTAAGCTATGAGTCGTTAATGAATCACACAGAGAAATCATCAAGGGAAAATAATGACTTGGCTAAAGAGGGGCACAAAAGCTCCTTGCCAAAGCTTTTATTTGCCGAGTGGCTATCACTGGAGAATGTTCATAGCGGGAGTTCTGTGAATTCTGGTCATGAGCAAGTGATTTCAGGGGATGGATTTAATCATCATAACACAAACTTTGTCCAAGATTCTTTCAcgcataataatttattgaatgaGGGATCATTTGGTGGCGACTTCCATGGTGGATTTAACAATGATTTGATGGAGGAAATGTTGAACTCCGGGTTCAAGTTCGAAGATCAGATTTCTGGAATTGGGTTTGTGGATACTTTCTCTGGGGATGacatatgtaacaatgatgtACTATACATATGA